AGTGTAAGGTAAGCAATCAAGGAGAGACCCCATGTCCACAGATACGACACACTCCAACCAGCAGCCAACGATCGGCGTCGACGCCGCCCTGCTCGAGCGCTACTCGGCTGTCCAGACGGAAACCGACCAGTTGATCGTCTACGACGAACGGGACGACGACGCCTGGATTCAGTCGGACGACTGGATCGACGCGCTCACAATGGCGTGAACTGCGAACTCGAGCAGTGTGCCGTATCAGTCGTCGCCGACGACGCTCTCTTCGGTGGCAGCACACCGGTTCGGTCCCAGCTCGAGTTCGTCGGCCTCGTCCTTGCTTTCCAATTCGCGCTTGCCCTCGTTCGTCGCGATGACTTCTTCGTAGTTCGGGGGCTTTTCTGGGATGGTTTCGAACGCGGCCTGGACGTACTCGTCTTTGTCCATCTGGATCATTTCGTTGTGGGTCCGGATGTGGCCGATGGGAGACTGCATCGGCAGCCCGGGCGTGACACCGATGTACTCGCCGTCGTCGGTGACGTTGAAGTGCCCCGGAAGGACCGTCACGGTGTCCGGCTCAGCCATCAGCTTCTGTAGCGTCTCGTAGAGCACCCCCGACGCCTCCTCGGCGTCACCGCCTTCGAACTGGAGTTCGGTCCGGCCCACGGACTCGACGAACAGGGTATCGCCGGTCATGATCGCCTCGTCTTCAACCAGCCAGCTCGTCGAGCCAGTGGTGTGCCCAGGCGTGTGGACACCCTTCATTGTGATCTCGCCGATGTCGACGGTATCGTTTGGGTCGACGGGATCGTATTCGAACTGCGGGTCCCGTGTCTCGATCTCGCTCCCGAGGTAGTACGGGACGTTCAGTTCGTCACGCAGGCGCTTCCCGCCGGTCATCAAGTGGTCGGCGTGAATGTGTGTCTCGAAGATCGCCGTCACGTCGAAGCCGCGGTCCCGGGCAGCCTCGAGGAACTGTTGGGTATGCCGGGATGAATCGACGATCGCCGCCTTGCCGGTGCGTCGGCACCCGACGACGTAGCCAAGACAGCCTTTCGCGCGGCGCTGGAGTTGGAGGATCTCGATGTCGTCGTCTCGCGTCGCGATGGGGACGACGTCGTACACTCGGCTCCAGGCCTCCATACCGCCGTCGACCGTGGACACGTTCTTGTAGTTCCGTTCGTCGAGCCACTCGCCAAGCGCCTTGGAGGACCTGCCGACAGCACAGATGGTGATGATTTCGGTATCCTCCTCGAGTTCGTCTCGGACCGCGTCGAAATCGCCCCGGAGTTCGTCGTCCGTGGCCGAATACTCCATGTTCTCAGCCGCCGCGATGTGCCAGTTTTCGTAGTCCTCGGGGCTCCGGCTGTCGAAGAGGGCGAAGTCTTCGTCTCGGTCGATCTTCTCTTTGAGTTCGTCTGCCGTGATTAAATCTGTCATGAGTTGGTATGAGTGTTGGTTCGCTATCGGGTATCCGAACGACAGGTCGCACGGACGAGGGTCATCATCGCGCTCCCACCCGTCGGAGGAAATCGACGATTCGACCGATGCCGCGCCGGACGTTCCGATTCCGAAGTGCGCCGAGCAGCCCCAGGATCCCCATCTCTTTGGGCTCTTCCTCGGCGAATGCGCCCAGGCCGGCGTCGAGTGTCTTGAGGACCTGGGGATCGCCGATCCGCTGCGTGAGCCACATCATGTGTCCCAGATTCTGTCCGAGTTCGTATGGATCGGTGTCGTACTCGGCGGTCGCGTCGACTAACCCGGCCGCGACGAGGCGGGACTGTCGGATCGCTGGCCGCAAATCGCCGCTGGCATCTTGGAGTTCCGGAATGAGGTCGTCGACCAGCCCTTCTGTCGCATCCAGTAGATCAAGTGTCTCGGCAAGCGTATCTGCGTTCTCGCCCAGCCGCTCGACGAGGACGACGATGTCCTCGCGCTCGACGGCCATTCGGAGCCGCCGGAGAACGTCACGGTTCTCACGAACGGCAAAACGGAGTTCTGGCGCCAGATCCGAGGCCAGTCCTTCCGTCGCATCCAGCAGGCCGAGCAGTTCGGTCAGCTCTTCGGAGTGTTCGCCGAGTTGCTGGAGAAGGACGACGGTCTCCTCGCGCTCGAAGGCCATCCGGACCTCACGGAGCGGTTCGCGGTTCTCCCGGACAGCCGTCCGCATCTCGGGAGCAAGCTCCGCAGCCGTCTCCTGAATGACGGTCAGCAGCTCGAGCAGTTCCCGCAGTTCGTCGGCGTTCTCGTTGAGTGTCGCGGCGAGTTCCGCCATCTCCTCGTCGCTGAGGGCCGCTTCGGTCGCGTCACTCGCATCTGTTTTGCTCATGGGTCTATACCGGGAGTGGGTCGTAGCCGTGCATCCACAGGTTCCAGTACACCGACGGCAGGACGTTGACGTCCATGATCCAATTAGAGCGGGTCTCGACGGGTGCAGAGATGCTTTCCTCGTAGTCGAACTCCGCGATCATCGCTTTGCCTTTCTGAGTCAGCAGGGGACATGCCGCATAGCCGTCGTATTCCGGCTTGAGTTCTCGGTCGTTCATCGCGCGGACGACGTTCTCTGCCACGGTGTGGGACTCCTTGCGGGCAGCGGCGGCAGTCTTGGAGTGCGGTGCGTTCTCGCAGTCCCCCAGCGCGAAGACGGTCTCGTACTCGTCGTGCTGAAGGGTGTGCTTGTCGATCGTGACGTACTCGCCGTCGTGTTCGTCGTCACCTTCGGTCAGTGGCGAGCTGTCGGTGATGGCTTGCTGGCCGTACTGTGGCGAGACGGGTGTGTAGAAGTCGTACTCGATCTGGCCGTTGTCCGTGTGGATGACCTGCGCGTCCGGGTCGACCTCGCTGACCGACGTGTTAGCCTTGAACTCGATGTCGCGCTCGTCCCAGATATCGTATAGTTTGTCGCGATAGGGCTGGACGCCGAAGTGGTGGTCGGCGTTCCGAGTCATGATGAACTCGGCGTCGTCGCGGAACCCCTGTCGCCGGGCATAGTCCTCGGCGAGCATCGCCATCTTCAGCGGCGCACCCGGACACTTGAACGGTGTATCCGGAATCGTGACGACGAAGGTGCCGCCATCGAAGTCCTGAAGTCCCTCACGCATCTCGAGGGCTGCTTCGTAGTGGTAGAACGGATACACCACATCGGTTTCTTCCCACGCTTCGACCATTCCCGGGGTCGTCTCCGGGGCGAGCCGGTGCCCGGTGGCCACCACCAGATAGTCGTAGGTCAGATCATCGTCAGCCTCCTCGAGGTGAACGACCTGGTCGTCGGGGTCGACACCAGTCACCGCGTCGTGGACGAACTCGACATCGCTGTGGATGAGATCGCGGACGTCCCGCGACTGCTCTGGCTCCAGATAGCCGAACGGGACGAGGTAGAACGACGGCTGATAGAAATGTTCTACGCTCTTATCGACGAGAGTGATCGTCGCCTCGCTCGGGTCGAGTTTCCGACGCAGGATGTTAGCGGTCATTGCGCCGCCCGTCCCAGCACCGAGAATTGCTATGCGTGTCATTCCCACTCTATGGCTAAGAGAAGTAACGTGACAAAGATAGCGATGGGAGTAATTACCGGAACTGACCCGCCCTGTGCCAAGACTGCTGCAATAATTGCTGATTTTGATCTGAGAGGATTTCAACGCGATGCTCGGTTCGGGTGGTGGCAACGCCATCTGCGAACGCGGACACGTCTCCCGCTTGAGGCGGTCCGAACGGTCGCTTCGTGAGATAGAGTACGACCAGAAGTGCCGATGAACGCAGTCGATAGGGAGACCCGAACGGAACGCTCACTCCGTTTCCACGGGGACATCCACGAGGCTTCCCCACTCGGTCCAGGAGCCGTCGTAGTTCATCACCTCGGGATACCCCAGCAGTTCTGAGAGGACGACCCACGCGAGCGCCGAGCGTGCGCCCACGCCGCAGTACACGATAATCTTTCGACCGCCGGTGATGTCGGCGGCGGCCAAGACGTCCTCAACGGCGCTTCGAGATGCGAACCGGTTGCCATCGAACAGTCGGTCCAGCGGAATGTTGATCGCACCGGGGATGTGTCCCTGGATAGGCGTCGACGCCGACAGCTCGCTCCCGTCGTCTGCCTGGCCGCGGTATTCGGACGCCTGTCGAACATCGAGCAGTACAGTATCCTGACCGATCGCGCGGACGACATCGTCGCGGTACGCACGCACGTGATTAAACAGTCCACTGGCGGTGTACTCGACCGAGGGAAACGACCCCGGAACATGGGTTGTGGGGTATCCACTGGCGACCCAGTGTTCGAGGCCGCCGTCGAGCAGTCGCTGGTTTCGATGGCCGTAGTAGGCGAGCAACCAGTACACGTACGCGGCATGATACCCCTCACCATCGTCGTAGAGAACGAGGCTAGTATCTGCAGTCGCGCCGCGACTGCCGAGTAGTTCCTCGAGGTCGGTCCGGTCGGGAAGCCGCTGGCGGTTGGGGTCGAGCAGGTCCGATTCCACGTTCAGGACAACCGATCCTGGAATGACCGCACCGGCGGCGTCGTCCGACCCGACGTAGACGAGTCGTGCAGACGGATCGTCCTGCTGGAACGACGAGCGTTGCTCGTCGACCCAGTCCGGATCGACGAGGGCGTCGCGCGAGTACGTCGAGCACCCCGAGTCCCTGACGAGGGTATAGCAGGTCTGTCTCGCGTCATAATGTGCCGGATGGGACTCGACAAGTCCGGCGTTCTCGAGTTGTCCGATGGCGTAGTGCAGCGTCCGTGATGAGAGTCTGGTCTCATCGACAAGCTGTTTCTGTGAGAGCCGTCCGTTGTACTCGAGGACCTTGTAGACGAGGTTCGCACTCGGTGGGAGGTCCGACAGTTCGTCCTCGATCCAGTCTTCGGCCATGGCAAGTATCGTCAGTAGTCTCTGTACTGTTGTTAGTTACCGAGTCGAATCCGATGCGGGGAGACTAATTCGGCTGAGGGAAGATGCATATCGCGAAACTGAGGCGTTTCGACGGGATCACATCTCGACGTATCTTTGCCTCCGTGTGAACGGGATGTGTCCTCCAGTTGATCCTTGGCGCGATCTATCTGGATATTTGAACCGTACCTCTCTTCCACCCTTTTTTCAGTTCCTCTCAGAAGGCCATTGGTATTTGGCTCTACTATGCCTGAATATGCGTTTCTCTGATTCATGTATGCCGGTAGCACCCGAGAGACAATTAATCATGGTATCGAATACCAGTACAGTATATAGCAACAGCCGAAACTGTTCATCCACTGGTCACACGGCCTCCGTGCGAGCAGGTGTGCACTGACGGTCAGTGGCTACTATCGTTTATCATCACCGCCAGAACCTGTATGGATGATAACTAATGTTGTCGTTGTGCGATATAGTTGTGTGTAGCTTGATCAAGTACCACTCTGACGCCACCCGATTGCCCATCCAGAGTTATCGAAGTAACCAACGTGGTGAAATCGTAGTTTTTGGTCGATTGATGCAGAAATACAGCGTCTGAGTCGGGACCTTATTGCCGAAGACTGCGACACCGAAAATCGGTTTTGACTCCGTATTTCTTGCGATATATCCACAAGACTATTCGGCATATGTCTTGGCATATGGTTGACCGATAATAGCTCGCGACGGCTTCGCCGTTCTGATATGGGCACCGATTAGTCAGTTCGCAGCTGGTTGCGTGAGGACTGTGTAGTCAGTATGCAACTCGTTTTAGAACGGTTGATCGCTATCCGTCGTTCGATCATACTTTCCACTAATACTGATGGAAAGCAGAGCCGCTTGCGTGACACTGGCTCAATTCATCGATTGCTTTCCAACAGTACTGATGTAAACAGAGGCTTATTTATGACTGTGCGAGAACGTACACTCAGTCAATGAAACTGACACAGCACCGAGCGGGGTGTACCGCTCTCGATGGTTGAGCCAGCGGGTTGTTCGTGTAAAATCGGTCGGAATATCGAGACGTACGGCCTCGAGGAGCTAAACGCAGACCTCGTCGAGAAGCGACGAGAGGCTGACGCGAGCCTCCGAACTCTCGCAGCCCACTGTAATCGTCGGCTCTTGGAAGCAGCACTCGTCACTGCAGACGTCGACGTGACTGATGCAGTGTTCGGAGCCGTACACGGCGACGATGTCGTTGAGTTGGTGTACGATGCGCTCTCGAACGACGATGCGTCACCCGATACAGCGGCACGTGTCCGAACCCGGCTCGAGCAACAGGGAATCGATATCGAGACGATCGAATCGGACTGGGTGACACACCCGACGGTTCGGTCCCATCTCAACGAGTGTCTCGACATCGACACGAGCCGATCGGGGACGATCACAGTCGAGGATGCGAGGAACACTATCGAATGGGCACGGACGCAATGTACAGAGATCATCTCCAGAACGATCACACGACTCGAGAACGCTGGACTCGTTACTATCGGCACGCCGTCCGTGTCCGTCACTGTCCGGATTACCTGCATGGACTGTGGTGAGCGATACAGACCGACTGACCTGTTGACAGAGCGCACCTGCGCGTGTTCTACCACGACAGAGGGTGGATAAATCGAGTTGATCCAATGTTTTATCACAATCAATTTCCTCCGATCCAGTATGACTGACCAATCGACAACGACAGACACAGCGCCGGATCCGGAGCAGATCGAGGTGTCAGTCGAGAACCTCGGTGGGATCGAGCGCTGTTCGGTCGGCCTCGAAACAGGGGTCAACGTGCTGACCGGGAAGAACGCCACGAACCGGACGAGTTTCTTGCGGGCGCTCGTGGGCGCATTGGGCGGCTCGAAAACGACGCTCAAGAGCGATGCAGACGAGGGTCGAGTGTCAGTCGAGATCGGTTCCCACGTGTATCATCGGGAGTTCCACAGAACAGAGACAGGAATCACGACACATGGAACTCCATACACCGACGCGGAGCAACTGGTCGACAGCTTCGTCGCACTGCTCGAGGAGAACCCAGCACGACGTGCAGTGCAACGTGGTGACGATCTCCGCGAGATCATCATGCGGCCCGTCGACACTGACGAAATCGAACGGCAGATCCAAAGCCTCAAAGCGGACAAGGAGGCCCTCGAACAACGTCTCACAGAAGTCGACCGACGGACTGAACAGCTCCCGACTCTCGAAGAGCGACGGGCCAGTCTCACGGCGGAGATCGAGTCGATCAATTCGGAACTGGAGACGCTGCGAGCCGAGGTCGAGGCGTTCGAGGCTGATGCGGAGATGGCTGTGGAAGCTGAAGCGGTAATGGAACGGCTCGACGCTCGGCGGCAACAACTCAACGAAACGGAAGATCGGATCGACGTGCTCACTGCCGAGTTGGATGCACTCCGTGACAAACCGGCAGCCCTCCGTAGCGAACAGGCAGAACTTCCAGACCACTCGAAAGACGATCTGAAAGCCGTCCAGGAGCGACTCGAAGCAGTCAGGCGTGAGAAACGCAACGTCGACGAGACGATCACGAACCTCACGACGATCGTCGAGTTCAATGAGGACGTACTCTCCGGCGACAGCTCTGACTTAGAGAGTCTGCAATCAGCTACAGAGACCCCAGCCGCCGAACTCGCCCCCGATTCAGAACAGTCGGTCGACTGCTGGACCTGTGGCACCACGGTCAAGCGGGGAGACATAACGAACCGGCTGGAAAGCTTGCGCACTGTCATTCAAGAGAAACGGTCCGAGCAGACCGATCTCGCAAAGGAAGCAAGCGAACTGGAATCCAAACAACAGTCGATCATCGAAACGATCGATAGGCGGCAAGCGGTTGCCGACCGGCTCACGACTGTCGAAGAGAAACTCAACCGGAAGTCGACACAGCTTGCGGAACTCGAAACGGACGCCGCCGAGCTTCGAGACAGCATCGAAACACTCGAACACGAAGTCGCAGAAACCGAGGAGCTACGGGATACCGATCTGATGGACGCGTACGAACAGATCAGTGATCTCCAGTATGAGCGGGGCCAACTCCAGCAGGAGTTAGAAACTACAGTGGAGGAAATCGAAGCGATCGAAGCGTTACCGGACAGCGAGCAGCTACACGCAGAACTCGACGATGTCCGGGAATCACTCGCTCGCGAACGAACTCGGATCACAGATATCGAAACACAGGCAGTCGAGCAGTTTAACGAACACATGGACGATCTCCTGGCGGTCTTGGGATATAAAAACATCACGCGCGTCTGGATCGAGCGGAAACAGGCTGGTCGTGAGTCGTCGCCCGCAACCTTCGAGATGAACATCGTCCGCGAAACTGAGTCGGGGACGGTGTACGAAGATACGATCGACACGCTGAGCGAGAGTGAACGTGAGGTTATCGGGCTCGTGTTCGCACTTGCTGGATACCTCGTCCACGATGTCTACGAATCGATTCCGTTCATGCTGTTGGACTCGCTCGAGGCGATCGACGCCGATAGAATCTCGGCGCTCGTCGACTACTTTTCCGAGTACGCCCCATATCTCGTCGTGGCACTGCTTCCCGAGGACTCGGCAGGCGTCGAAATCGACCACAGACGGGTCCCTGCAGACACATTGGACTGATCTCGCGTCCACAGCTGTGCTTCGCGTCGTCGTCATACCTGTGCACTCACCCTCGCCGAGACGCCGTCGCCGAAGCCTACGATTCTAGCGAATGCTGAAGTCGAAGTCAGTTCGCTGAGAGAGTGGGTCCACACATGGTGAACAGCAGACTCCGACTGAGTCTCTTGATATGGGAATCTACTGCCGGTGATGTGGAACGTGACGCTCCTCAGCACCGAAAAGCGTGCATTGCTATTCACGAAAGGCGGAATCAGTACGGCTCGATCCGGGCTCCCGTCACTGGTCGTCCAGTCGTTGTGGATATGTCGTGTCAACCGACTCTCGGACGCTCGCCGAGTTCACGCTACGTGAATGACAACTCTGTTCGCTGGTGTACAAATCGGGTGTCGGGTTCACGATTGTCGATAACTATAACCCGATCCCGCCTAGTCCATGATGTATGATATCAAACCCGTCATCGAGGCAGGTCAAATCCGTCGAGACCTCCTTCGAGATCATCCACCTGCTCCAGGAGTACGGAGGTGCCACGCTAAACGAAGTGGCAGCCCACCTCGAGATCGCCAAGAGTACAGCCCACAACTACCTGGGAACGCTCGAATCGATGGGGTACGTGGTGAAACGGGACAGAACCTACCGATTGGGGCTTCGGTTTCTCACACACGGAATGGCAGCCAGAAACAGTCTGTCCATCGCCGATATCGTCCAGCAGTCGCTTGTAACGGTCGCTCAGGAGACCGGACAGTCGACGTGGTGGATCGTAGAGGAGTTCGGTCGGGGGTTTTTCGTCGATAATGCAGTTCCCGATGAGGACGGTGATAGCTACGGAACTATCGGGAAGCGGTCGTACCTCCACACGCACGCACCGGGAAAGGCGATACTCGCCCAACTGTCCAGAGACTACGTCTGGGAACTCATCGACTATCACGGATTGCCGATTTACACGACGAAGACGATTACGGACGCTGACACGCTCATCCAGGAGTTAGACACGATTCGTGATCAGGGATATGCAGTGAGTGACGGGGAAACAGCACTCGGCGTACAATCGACTGGCGTGGCGTTCGAGGACCCATACGGTGGCACAAACGCGATCGGTGTGTTCGGATACACGCACGACTTTGGCGGCGAGAGTCTCGAGAAAGACATTCCATCGCTGTTGAAACATGTTGTGAGTGACATCACCCAGTCACTCGAACGGGAGGTCGAGTGAGTATGGATGCGATTTCGCCACCTGAAACGCTCCGGACTGTCAAGAGTGCTGTCGAGATGAAAGCAGCGAGGAACAAAGACAAACCCTTCCTCCATTACCGAAACCAAGTGATTTCGTACGCTGAACTCGATCGCAACGCTGACGCGATCGCCACCAAACTCCGCGCGCAGGGAGTCGAAAAGGGTGACACCGTCTGTCTGTTCATGTACAACTGTCCCGAGTACATCTTCGTCTTCTTTGCACTCGCAAAGATCGGAGCCGTCGCGGCCCCGATCGATACGCGGTTCCGGGGTGAAACACTGGTGTACGTTCTCACCCAGTCTGACGCGACCACGATTTTCATCGACGCGAAAACGCGCCCAGAGTACGAGTCAGTCACCGCTTCGGTTCCGAACATCACGAGAGAGTACCTCATCGACGAGACTGGCACCGACCACCCGTACCGGAAGTTCGACACGCTCCTCGAGGACGACTCGATGTCTACGCCGACGACAGCCGTCGAACCGTCGGACCCACTCGCAGTGATCTACGTCCAGCGGAACGCAACCGAACAGCCGAAGGGCGTCGTGCTCCCCCACTACTCGTATATTAATACCGGCTGGGAGGCGTGCGAGAACCTGTTCGATTTTACCGAAGACGACCGCATATTCACGACGCTGCCACTGTACAGTAGCTTCACGTTTCATCTCGGCGTTATCGGGACGCTACTTGCCGATGCGGAGTTCGTCCTCGCCGGACAGTTCGATCCATCGCGGTTCTGGGAGCAGATCGAGTCCTCCGACGCTACCGTGTTTCTATATCTCAGTCGGATGCTCTCGGTGCTTTACAACCAAGACGAGAAACCGACCAACGGTGAGACGCCGATCGAGTTGGCCATCGGCCACAGCTTCGGATTCACAACGGATGAAGAGATGTTCCGAACACTGGAAGAACGGTTCGACATCACCATCCTCGAGGGATACGGTGTCACACCAGCGACCATTGTCACCTACAACTGTCCGGACGACCGACGGCTTGGAAGCGTCGGTAAAGAAGCGTCGTACGTCGATCTTGAGATCGTCGATGGGGACGACTGGCCCGTGTCACCGGGCGAAACAGGTGAGATCGTCGTTCGTCCGACGGAACCGCACACGATGATGCAAGGCTACTACAACCAACCCGAGGCCACCACGGAAGCCGTTCGGAATCAGTGGCTTCACACCGGCGGGATCGGCTACAAAGACGACGACGGATACCTCCACTTCGTCGCGAACAGGGACAACTCGATCTATCGTGGCCGCATCGATGGCCGGATCTCATCGCTCGAGATCGAGAGTGTGATCGATGCCCACCCCGGTGTTCGCCAGTCGAGTGTCGTCGGTGTGACCAACGAGGCGGGTAGCGAAGAGATCAAGGCGTTCGTAGTCCCCGAAGCCGACGCCGACATCACACCGATCGATATCTGCAAACGCTGTGAACGACAGCTCCCCTACCTCAAAGTCCCACGATACATCGAGATCCGCGAGGAGTTCCCCCGGAGTCCATCGGGGAAGATCAGAAAGCAAGAGCTCAAAGCCGAGGGGACAGTGAACGCGTGGGACCGCAAGAGTGGATACGAACTGAGCCGATAACGCCAGTCAGTCTGGATGTGAAAATATTCTTATAAGATTGCCGTGTGGAAAATCGAGCGGTTAGTCTTCGTCGTCGGTGCTACAGACGAGAACCGGACGGGTCGTGTTCAGGATTACCGCCTGCGTGACGCTCCCGAACAATACCTTGCCCGTCGGTGTCCGCTTTCGACCCGCGAGTACGATACGGTCTGCGTCGTGTCTGTCGGCGGCATGAATAATCGCAGTGGCCGGATCGCCACTGGTCCCCTCGAGTTCGACGTCGATGTCGGCGTCCTCGAGTATCTCTCGAGCACGTCTGACTGCGCCGACCTGCTCGACCGTTCCGCCTTGGGGGTTCTCGCCGAAGTCGTGGAGGAGTATCGCCGTAATTTCCGACGCTGCGCACGGAATCTGTGCGACTGTGTTCGCCTGTGACACTGCACGATCGGTATCCGTGTCAATACCAAGTACAACTGTGAACATGTAGCAAACATCGAAGCTATGCTATATTATTGTATCGGACAGTGTTTGCCAGCGGAAGTTATGTGGATATAATAGAAGATCGTCTGACCGGCACAGGTGGCCTCGGCCTGCAGCGTCGAGAGTGCGCGCCCAAGCTGTTTCTCGTTCATGTGGCACCATTCGCCAATTAATATGGTGGAAATAATACTGTATATGCTTACGATGCCGATTATTACACTCTCACGTTGGATGAAAATCCACGATATCCGTAATCTATATATAATATGTATTCATCTCCGTTTGTTGTGTTAATCCATGACAAACCAGGAGATAGCATCTGAAACGGAAGCGTGCGAACGGAGAACAGTGCTCAAAGGATTCGGCGGTGCTGCAGCAGGTGTAACAACGCTGTCGCTCGCCGGTTGTCTCGGTAGCGGCGACGGCAGCGGTGGCGTGTCAGTGCCCGGCCTCTACGACATGAGCGGTGCGACATCTGACGTCGGAAAGCCGTCCGGAATCGGCTCTCGTGACGCGATCAAGTGGATCAACGAAAACGACGAGTTGGACACGGAGATCGATCACCCGTGGCAGGACTACGCGTACGACGTGCCCACGGCAAAGAGTGCGTACGACGAGTACACGAGTGGATCGAAACCCCCCGTCATCATCGGCTGGGGTACTGCTGACACGGAAGCACTGTCTCCGTCGGTCGCTCGAGATCGTATCGTATACATCTCGGCGTCCTACTCGGCGAAGTTGGTCAAAGAGGAGACGCCGTTCAATTTCTTCGGCAACCTCGACTACACTAGCCAGGCCCGCGCACACCTCAAGTGGATCAAAGAGAACGATCCTGACGCGAAGGTGGCGTTTATTTTCTCGAATACGGCGTTCGGGAAATCGCCGGTCGAAGGCGGTCGCCAGTACGCGGAATCACTGGGACTGGATCTCGGTGAGAACA
The sequence above is a segment of the Natrinema sp. HArc-T2 genome. Coding sequences within it:
- a CDS encoding universal stress protein, translating into MFTVVLGIDTDTDRAVSQANTVAQIPCAASEITAILLHDFGENPQGGTVEQVGAVRRAREILEDADIDVELEGTSGDPATAIIHAADRHDADRIVLAGRKRTPTGKVLFGSVTQAVILNTTRPVLVCSTDDED
- a CDS encoding AMP-binding protein; translated protein: MDAISPPETLRTVKSAVEMKAARNKDKPFLHYRNQVISYAELDRNADAIATKLRAQGVEKGDTVCLFMYNCPEYIFVFFALAKIGAVAAPIDTRFRGETLVYVLTQSDATTIFIDAKTRPEYESVTASVPNITREYLIDETGTDHPYRKFDTLLEDDSMSTPTTAVEPSDPLAVIYVQRNATEQPKGVVLPHYSYINTGWEACENLFDFTEDDRIFTTLPLYSSFTFHLGVIGTLLADAEFVLAGQFDPSRFWEQIESSDATVFLYLSRMLSVLYNQDEKPTNGETPIELAIGHSFGFTTDEEMFRTLEERFDITILEGYGVTPATIVTYNCPDDRRLGSVGKEASYVDLEIVDGDDWPVSPGETGEIVVRPTEPHTMMQGYYNQPEATTEAVRNQWLHTGGIGYKDDDGYLHFVANRDNSIYRGRIDGRISSLEIESVIDAHPGVRQSSVVGVTNEAGSEEIKAFVVPEADADITPIDICKRCERQLPYLKVPRYIEIREEFPRSPSGKIRKQELKAEGTVNAWDRKSGYELSR
- a CDS encoding ABC transporter substrate-binding protein — its product is MTNQEIASETEACERRTVLKGFGGAAAGVTTLSLAGCLGSGDGSGGVSVPGLYDMSGATSDVGKPSGIGSRDAIKWINENDELDTEIDHPWQDYAYDVPTAKSAYDEYTSGSKPPVIIGWGTADTEALSPSVARDRIVYISASYSAKLVKEETPFNFFGNLDYTSQARAHLKWIKENDPDAKVAFIFSNTAFGKSPVEGGRQYAESLGLDLGENINLSLTANSAKTQLRKAKNRNIDYLIHQNTAAPMQVLLSDRQDVYPDVNVMGLTYTVDELRAQESPELFEGVRYASGFKVFNEVMASDVPGKKIIEESFEREGRSMDDPSVANLNYVRGVIHALLALKGLTEADDMNSGQSVREGLFNVSDWDVRGLAEPFTYSEDDRRPTMNGRIYQVTDGSFEYDSTMELPRKDEWIGL